In one Mustelus asterias unplaced genomic scaffold, sMusAst1.hap1.1 HAP1_SCAFFOLD_1228, whole genome shotgun sequence genomic region, the following are encoded:
- the LOC144488032 gene encoding uncharacterized protein LOC144488032, which yields MEKPWKCGDCGKGFKYQSRLEYHRHTHTGERPFLCSMCGKGFTRSSDLLRHQTTHNEERPFTCSTCEKAFIQSSDLRIHQRVHTGERPFTCSDCGKRFSQSAHLLAHQRVHTGEKPFTCSECGKAFIHSSHLLRHQRVHTGEKLFNCSMCGKGFTQSPHLVRHQRLHK from the coding sequence atggagaaaccatggaaatgtggggactgtgggaagggattcaaatacCAATCTCGGCTGGAATATCatcgacacactcacactggggagagaccgttcctcTGCTCcatgtgcgggaagggattcactcggtcatccgaccttcTGAGACACCAAACCACTCACAATGaggaaagaccattcacctgctccacgtGTGAGAAGGCATTCATTCAATCATCCGATCtcaggatacaccagcgagttcacactggagagaggccattcacctgctctgactgtgggaagagattcagtcagtCAGCCCACCtgctggcacaccagcgagttcacactggggaaaagccgttcacctgctctgagtgtgggaaagcattcatccattcatcccacctgttgagacaccagcgagttcacactggggagaagttgtttaactgctccatgtgtgggaagggattcactcagtcaccccatctggtgagacaccagcggCTTCACAAATGA